In Ptychodera flava strain L36383 chromosome 17, AS_Pfla_20210202, whole genome shotgun sequence, one genomic interval encodes:
- the LOC139115576 gene encoding zinc finger C2HC domain-containing protein 1B-like isoform X2, translated as MADIDDEVPEYVNPVEFDACGVCGRTFRPDVLVKHERICEKNHSKKRKVFNSTKQRVSGTEITSVRKQPEPKQQSKNNWRAKHEEFLASLKAARGVSHAMKTGAPLPPPPKATINPDYIQCPTCERRFNAGAAERHIPWCAEKAKRIPPNSKAEQLKQRTQYKPPLPGAKRAGSGKKTTSVGQKNSPTNRTTGMTNGRAGSGGSLSNGYSSSMYSTRKPSSENSRTRAPASHQYRYEDETDSDGLSPHSVGRIGSGDSYRSVGSRTGSGSRAIKSKPPSGTSNRETVVKRTPTPPSYSRPSSLNRQPSMENVNGKRASKFCYECGTKYPVPHAKYCCECGIKRVWID; from the exons atggctgatatagatgatgaag TTCCGGAATATGTGAATCCTGTCGAGTTTGATGCCTGTGGAGTTTGTGGAAGAACGTTCCGCCCAGATGTGTTG GTAAAGCATGAACGTATTTGTGAGAAGAATCACTCAAAAAAGAGGAAAGTGTTTAATTCAACCAAACAGCGTGTATCAGGAACCGAAATAACAAGTGTACGGAAACAACCAGAACCTAAACAACAG TCCAAGAATAACTGGCGTGCCAAACATGAGGAGTTCCTGGCTTCACTCAAAGCAGCAAGGGGGGTGTCACATGCAATGAAGACTGGTGCACCTCTTCCTCCACCCCCCAAAGCAACTATCAATCCAG ATTATATTCAGTGCCCAACTTGTGAAAGGCGGTTCAATGCAGGGGCAGCAGAAAGGCATATACCATGGTGTGCAGAGAAAGCGAAGAGAATACCGCCTAATAGCAAAGCAGAGCAACTCAAACAGAGAACTCAG TATAAACCACCTCTTCCCGGTGCGAAAAGAGCTGGGAGTGGGAAAAAGACAACAAGCGTTGGGCAAAAGAATTCACCAACAAATAGAACTACTGGTATGACCAATGGAAGAGCTG GTAGTGGGGGGAGTCTTTCAAATGGCTACTCATCGTCAATGTACAGTACTAGAAAACCAAGCTCAGAAAACAGCAGAACTAGAGCTCCTGCCAGTCATCAATACAG GTATGAAGATGAAACAGACAGCGATGGATTGTCTCCCCACAGTGTAGGTCGCATTGGCAGTGGGGACAGTTACAGATCAGTGGGGTCAAGGACGGGGTCAGGAAGCAGAGCAATCAAATCAAAACCACCAAGTGGTACATCAAATAG GGAGACTGTCGTCAAGCGGACACCCACCCCTCCATCGTATAGCAGACCGTCATCACTGAATCGACAGCCCAGCATGGAAAACGTCAACGGGAAAAGAGCTTCCAAGTTTTGCTACGAGTGTGGAACCAAGTACCCTGTGCCTCATGCCAAGTACTGCTGTGAATGTGGCATAAAACGCGTGTGGATAGACTAA
- the LOC139115576 gene encoding zinc finger C2HC domain-containing protein 1B-like isoform X1, with the protein MADIDDEVPEYVNPVEFDACGVCGRTFRPDVLVKHERICEKNHSKKRKVFNSTKQRVSGTEITSVRKQPEPKQQQSKNNWRAKHEEFLASLKAARGVSHAMKTGAPLPPPPKATINPDYIQCPTCERRFNAGAAERHIPWCAEKAKRIPPNSKAEQLKQRTQYKPPLPGAKRAGSGKKTTSVGQKNSPTNRTTGMTNGRAGSGGSLSNGYSSSMYSTRKPSSENSRTRAPASHQYRYEDETDSDGLSPHSVGRIGSGDSYRSVGSRTGSGSRAIKSKPPSGTSNRETVVKRTPTPPSYSRPSSLNRQPSMENVNGKRASKFCYECGTKYPVPHAKYCCECGIKRVWID; encoded by the exons atggctgatatagatgatgaag TTCCGGAATATGTGAATCCTGTCGAGTTTGATGCCTGTGGAGTTTGTGGAAGAACGTTCCGCCCAGATGTGTTG GTAAAGCATGAACGTATTTGTGAGAAGAATCACTCAAAAAAGAGGAAAGTGTTTAATTCAACCAAACAGCGTGTATCAGGAACCGAAATAACAAGTGTACGGAAACAACCAGAACCTAAACAACAG CAGTCCAAGAATAACTGGCGTGCCAAACATGAGGAGTTCCTGGCTTCACTCAAAGCAGCAAGGGGGGTGTCACATGCAATGAAGACTGGTGCACCTCTTCCTCCACCCCCCAAAGCAACTATCAATCCAG ATTATATTCAGTGCCCAACTTGTGAAAGGCGGTTCAATGCAGGGGCAGCAGAAAGGCATATACCATGGTGTGCAGAGAAAGCGAAGAGAATACCGCCTAATAGCAAAGCAGAGCAACTCAAACAGAGAACTCAG TATAAACCACCTCTTCCCGGTGCGAAAAGAGCTGGGAGTGGGAAAAAGACAACAAGCGTTGGGCAAAAGAATTCACCAACAAATAGAACTACTGGTATGACCAATGGAAGAGCTG GTAGTGGGGGGAGTCTTTCAAATGGCTACTCATCGTCAATGTACAGTACTAGAAAACCAAGCTCAGAAAACAGCAGAACTAGAGCTCCTGCCAGTCATCAATACAG GTATGAAGATGAAACAGACAGCGATGGATTGTCTCCCCACAGTGTAGGTCGCATTGGCAGTGGGGACAGTTACAGATCAGTGGGGTCAAGGACGGGGTCAGGAAGCAGAGCAATCAAATCAAAACCACCAAGTGGTACATCAAATAG GGAGACTGTCGTCAAGCGGACACCCACCCCTCCATCGTATAGCAGACCGTCATCACTGAATCGACAGCCCAGCATGGAAAACGTCAACGGGAAAAGAGCTTCCAAGTTTTGCTACGAGTGTGGAACCAAGTACCCTGTGCCTCATGCCAAGTACTGCTGTGAATGTGGCATAAAACGCGTGTGGATAGACTAA
- the LOC139116626 gene encoding phospholipid scramblase 4-like, translated as MPKYTESYTPRPLPPLPASYFSREGFPVSSSDDETIPTGHEKAEDVVTNQPCRREEQVDPSTDMPRQLQEPIGEDGLQTIKSAHKIFIKQIHTAAHSWSCDPPNRFKIFVDGRQLLYASDDCRMGKQRDVIVKDCANNRKVIRIRRKALTTFCGVGCCPTSCSLPFSSEMESPVGCVIGSICRRPSPCWRLKCDILNIEDNLILKLRSSRTGNFLQTPTSFDVTFEEGIANITHHWVKKSVFARPEDRTSKWELVLPVGARLQHKILILGAVFCLDFMFGEPYRHRTDIH; from the coding sequence ATGCCTAAATATACAGAGTCCTACACACCACGCCCTCTACCACCTCTGCCAGCAAGTTATTTCTCAAGAGAAGGTTTTCCAGTATCGTCAAGTGATGACGAAACGATACCAACTGGTCACGAAAAGGCGGAGGACGTCGTTACGAACCAACCGTGTAGACGCGAAGAGCAAGTTGACCCCAGCACAGACATGCCACGTCAGTTGCAAGAACCTATCGGAGAAGATGGCTTGCAGACGATAAAAAGTGCCCACAAGATTTTTATTAAACAGATTCACACAGCTGCTCACTCCTGGAGCTGCGACCCACCTAACCGTTTCAAAATCTTCGTTGACGGCCGACAGCTACTTTACGCGTCAGATGACTGCCGGATGGGAAAACAGAGAGATGTTATAGTGAAGGATTGCGCAAATAATAGAAAGGTGATTCGAATCAGGCGAAAGGCCCTGACCACTTTTTGCGGCGTCGGTTGCTGTCCAACTTCTTGCTCTTTACCATTTTCATCGGAGATGGAAAGTCCCGTTGGCTGCGTCATTGGCAGCATATGCCGCCGACCATCTCCGTGCTGGCGACTGAAATGTGACATTCTGAACATCGAAGATAATCTTATTCTGAAACTCAGATCTTCGAGGACGGGAAACTTTCTACAAACGCCGACGTCTTTCGATGTTACGTTCGAGGAAGGAATAGCGAACATTACACATCACTGGGTTAAGAAAAGTGTTTTTGCCCGACCAGAGGACAGAACTTCAAAGTGGGAACTCGTTTTACCAGTTGGTGCGAGATTACAGCATAAAATTCTGATTCTTGGTGCTGTTTTCTGTCTAGATTTTATGTTCGGGGAACCATACCGTCACCGTACGGACATCCATTGA